From Candidatus Margulisiibacteriota bacterium, the proteins below share one genomic window:
- a CDS encoding ATPase: MNNIILKDAILRIGEVSGVEGKKVFIKVDKNKNSSDLFFDGDIIKNVSVGSYVEIKKGFLSIIGKAEGEKLSEDNFSNNNEYTHANKNLRLLTLSLVGYIGFNGRFIGGIKELPLIGNEAYILTEEKIQIIHRLTPAKGNVINIAKTDTEDIPITFPINGIFNSHIAIFGNTGSGKSNTLAALYQGLFDVAGSHNDFLQNSKFLLFDFNGEYVKPACITNNKTIYNLRTQDDTGKKIPLSFNELFDDETLSVLVEATEKTQKPFLKRALRFYKKSKDKPDFASYLKTILQNKVKDILKMANKDNAFKLLDYIEEILKPFVDEITERELRNDIEFHGGIAGTFKKLGETTYFDKHPEAIENTNLFSATAYITTDKLQSISPLSQFEIFLHLQLLEDLFRYKVNNEHIYPVISRIKSKQLSIERIFIINESCNFWGENNCVIINLHDVNLDMKKTIPLLLAKNIYNAHKKESNTKSLNIIIDEAHNILSKTSFRETEDWKDYRLETFEEIIKEGRKFGVFVTISSQRPNDISETIISQAHNYFIHQLINQKDLLTIGNAVSYIDKITEESIPTLSVGTCIFSGIATPMPLKLKITELADCKKPNSHTFKFNNILDKPNTPVDADSAR, translated from the coding sequence ATGAATAATATCATTTTAAAAGATGCCATTCTACGTATAGGCGAAGTATCTGGTGTAGAAGGGAAAAAAGTATTTATTAAAGTTGATAAAAATAAAAATTCATCAGATTTATTTTTTGATGGCGATATTATAAAAAATGTATCTGTTGGTAGTTATGTTGAAATTAAAAAAGGATTTCTTAGTATTATCGGAAAAGCAGAAGGAGAAAAACTTTCAGAAGATAATTTTTCAAATAACAATGAATATACACATGCTAATAAAAACCTTCGATTATTAACTTTGAGCCTTGTTGGATATATAGGATTTAATGGTAGGTTTATTGGTGGTATCAAGGAATTACCATTAATAGGCAACGAAGCCTATATTTTGACTGAAGAGAAAATTCAAATAATCCACAGGTTAACCCCGGCTAAAGGTAATGTTATAAATATAGCAAAAACAGATACCGAAGACATCCCCATTACTTTTCCAATAAACGGCATTTTTAATAGCCATATTGCTATCTTTGGAAATACCGGAAGTGGCAAATCAAACACACTTGCGGCGCTTTACCAAGGCTTATTTGATGTAGCTGGTAGCCATAACGATTTTCTACAAAACAGTAAATTTTTATTATTTGATTTTAATGGTGAATATGTAAAACCTGCCTGCATTACTAATAATAAAACTATTTATAACCTCAGAACACAAGATGACACTGGTAAAAAAATTCCTTTATCATTTAATGAACTATTTGATGATGAAACATTATCCGTTTTAGTAGAAGCAACAGAAAAAACTCAAAAACCATTCTTGAAACGTGCACTTCGATTTTATAAGAAATCAAAGGATAAACCGGATTTCGCTTCATACTTAAAAACCATTTTACAAAATAAAGTTAAAGATATTCTTAAAATGGCAAACAAAGATAACGCATTTAAACTACTAGACTATATAGAAGAAATTCTTAAACCTTTTGTAGATGAAATAACCGAAAGAGAATTACGTAATGATATAGAATTTCATGGAGGGATAGCTGGAACTTTTAAAAAACTGGGCGAAACTACATACTTTGATAAACATCCCGAAGCAATTGAAAATACCAATCTATTTTCAGCAACAGCCTATATCACCACAGACAAATTGCAATCCATTTCACCGCTTTCACAATTTGAAATATTTCTTCATTTACAATTATTAGAAGATTTATTTCGATACAAAGTTAACAATGAGCATATATATCCGGTTATTAGTAGAATAAAATCGAAACAACTAAGTATTGAGCGTATATTTATCATTAACGAATCCTGTAATTTCTGGGGCGAAAATAATTGCGTTATTATTAATCTTCATGATGTTAATCTTGATATGAAAAAAACGATTCCACTACTACTTGCAAAGAATATTTATAATGCACATAAAAAGGAATCCAACACCAAATCCCTAAATATTATCATAGATGAAGCTCATAATATCTTGTCTAAAACTTCTTTTAGGGAAACGGAAGATTGGAAGGATTATCGATTGGAAACATTTGAAGAAATCATCAAAGAAGGCAGGAAATTTGGTGTATTTGTGACAATTTCTAGTCAAAGGCCAAACGATATTTCTGAAACAATAATTTCTCAGGCTCATAATTATTTTATTCATCAACTAATCAATCAAAAAGACCTTTTAACTATTGGAAATGCAGTATCTTACATCGATAAAATCACAGAAGAGTCAATTCCTACATTGTCAGTAGGCACCTGCATTTTTAGCGGGATAGCCACACCCATGCCATTAAAACTTAAAATAACCGAACTTGCAGATTGTAAAAAACCCAACAGCCATACCTTTAAATTCAACAACATTTTAGATAAGCCTAATACTCCGGTCGATGCAGATTCGGCAAGATAG